One stretch of Emys orbicularis isolate rEmyOrb1 chromosome 5, rEmyOrb1.hap1, whole genome shotgun sequence DNA includes these proteins:
- the LOC135878850 gene encoding C-X-C motif chemokine 13-like has protein sequence MKSHPAILLVSLLVICHSVYTAILEIPGSYKSCRCTKQTSDFISPRRYESIEIIPFGGACRTTEIILKLKTGQKLCVNPKAPWMQKLLTKIRNQKEQTPSSQNE, from the exons ATGAAATCCCACCCTGCTATTCTGCTGGTCTCTCTGCTGGTGATCTGTCACTCTGTTTACACAG CTATCCTAGAAATCCCCGGTTCCTATAAGAGCTGCAGATGCACAAAGCAGACTTCAGACTTTATATCGCCCAGGAGATATGAAAGTATTGAGATCATTCCTTTTGGGGGTGCCTGCCGAACCACAGAAATTAT ACTCAAACTAAAAACAGGGCAGAAATTGTGTGTGAATCCCAAGGCCCCCTGGATGCAGAAATTGCTGACTAAGATCCGTAACCA